The Banduia mediterranea genome window below encodes:
- a CDS encoding DASS family sodium-coupled anion symporter yields the protein MKQKLKLFACFAPALAIWLWPSLPLEPLQQRTLGIFVAAALLWVLEPVPVHATSILIIALLLFGVSDQSPWSTPQSPPYAEVMASLASPVIVLFLGGFSLAIAAERTGVDQMLARRMMRPFAGNPVSMLWGVVLITALFSMFLSNTATTILMLSMIGSLTRGAPLPAVFVLSIAVAANLGGIGTPIGTPPNAIALQYLSDQGTRVSFAKWMLFALPMVAALLYVAVRVVRHYHPLPALVLDLDTAQTKLDTKGRIVLATLLVTALMWLTTDLHGLNAYVVAVFPIAVFSMSGLLGREELRRIDWGVIWLVAGGIALGRATETTGLASRLIELALPENLPLLALAPMLLLIAWIFANFMSNTATANLLMPLAAAIGGEGTAWILVVVAVGTSLGMMFPISTPPNALVYATGCIRSRDLLKVGAAVGVAGLIMVLVWLLPLTRLLL from the coding sequence GCAGCGCACGCTGGGCATTTTCGTGGCGGCGGCGTTGTTGTGGGTGCTCGAACCGGTACCGGTACACGCAACCTCGATCCTGATCATCGCGCTGCTGTTGTTCGGGGTGTCCGACCAGTCTCCGTGGAGTACGCCGCAGAGTCCGCCGTATGCCGAGGTAATGGCGTCGCTGGCTTCGCCGGTGATCGTATTGTTCCTCGGCGGTTTCTCGCTGGCGATCGCCGCGGAGCGCACCGGTGTGGATCAGATGCTGGCGCGGCGGATGATGCGGCCGTTCGCCGGAAACCCGGTGTCGATGCTGTGGGGTGTGGTGCTGATCACGGCCTTGTTTTCGATGTTCCTGTCGAACACGGCGACGACCATCCTGATGCTGTCGATGATCGGTTCGCTGACGCGCGGCGCGCCGTTGCCGGCGGTGTTCGTGCTGTCGATCGCCGTGGCGGCCAACCTGGGTGGCATCGGCACGCCGATCGGCACGCCGCCGAATGCGATCGCGCTGCAATACCTGTCCGATCAAGGCACGCGCGTCAGTTTCGCGAAGTGGATGCTGTTCGCGCTGCCGATGGTGGCCGCCTTGCTGTACGTGGCGGTACGCGTGGTCCGGCACTATCACCCGCTGCCAGCCTTGGTTCTGGATCTCGATACCGCGCAGACCAAGCTCGATACCAAGGGTCGGATCGTCCTGGCGACGCTGCTCGTGACCGCGCTGATGTGGCTGACGACGGACCTGCACGGTCTCAACGCCTATGTCGTCGCAGTATTTCCGATTGCCGTGTTCTCGATGAGCGGACTGCTCGGGCGCGAGGAACTGCGCCGCATCGATTGGGGCGTGATCTGGCTGGTGGCGGGAGGCATCGCGCTCGGCCGTGCCACCGAAACGACGGGCTTGGCCTCGCGACTGATCGAACTGGCGCTGCCCGAGAACCTGCCGCTGCTGGCCCTGGCGCCGATGCTGCTGCTGATCGCATGGATCTTCGCGAATTTCATGTCGAACACCGCGACGGCCAACCTGCTGATGCCATTGGCCGCGGCCATCGGCGGCGAGGGCACGGCCTGGATTTTGGTGGTGGTGGCGGTCGGCACCTCGCTCGGCATGATGTTTCCGATCTCGACACCGCCGAACGCGCTGGTCTATGCGACCGGCTGCATCCGTTCGCGCGATTTGCTCAAGGTCGGTGCCGCCGTTGGTGTGGCGGGTCTGATCATGGTGCTGGTGTGGCTGCTGCCGTTGACCCGGCTGCTGCTGTGA
- a CDS encoding DODA-type extradiol aromatic ring-opening family dioxygenase: MSIDDPAVPARMPSFFIPHGGGPCFFMDWDPADTWKTMEAFLRGIADSLPRQPSAILIISGHWTPDRFTVNAAARPALLFDYYGFPPHTYELRYEAPGLPALAETVRQTLSEAGFETDSIDDRGLDHGVFIPLLLMFPDARIPVVQLSLRGDLNPKAHIDAGHALEKLREQDVLIVGSGMSFHNMRAYGNPRFTPVADAFDEWLTAAVEAPPAEREARLAAWEHAPQARQCHPPAAEEHLIPLMVAAGAGGQGRGRRVFSDRVLETRVSGYRFD, translated from the coding sequence ATGAGCATCGACGATCCCGCTGTCCCGGCGCGCATGCCGAGCTTCTTCATTCCGCATGGCGGCGGCCCCTGCTTCTTCATGGATTGGGATCCCGCCGACACTTGGAAAACGATGGAGGCCTTCCTGCGCGGGATCGCGGACAGCCTCCCCCGCCAACCCAGCGCAATCCTGATCATCTCGGGCCACTGGACGCCGGATCGATTCACGGTGAACGCGGCGGCGCGGCCTGCCTTGCTGTTCGACTACTACGGCTTTCCGCCGCACACCTATGAGTTGCGCTATGAGGCGCCGGGACTGCCTGCCCTGGCCGAGACCGTGCGCCAGACGCTGAGCGAGGCCGGTTTCGAGACCGATAGCATCGATGATCGCGGCCTCGACCACGGCGTGTTCATCCCGCTGCTGCTGATGTTTCCCGACGCGCGGATTCCGGTGGTGCAGCTGTCCTTGCGCGGCGACCTGAATCCCAAGGCGCACATCGACGCTGGCCATGCGCTGGAAAAACTACGTGAGCAGGACGTCCTGATCGTGGGTAGCGGCATGAGCTTTCACAACATGCGCGCCTATGGCAACCCACGCTTCACGCCGGTGGCGGACGCCTTCGACGAGTGGCTGACGGCCGCCGTCGAGGCGCCGCCGGCCGAACGCGAAGCCCGGCTGGCCGCCTGGGAGCACGCGCCGCAGGCGCGCCAATGCCATCCGCCGGCGGCCGAGGAGCACCTGATTCCGTTGATGGTGGCGGCTGGCGCCGGCGGCCAAGGGAGGGGCCGGCGGGTGTTCAGCGACCGCGTGCTCGAGACGCGCGTGTCCGGCTATCGCTTCGACTGA